The DNA region CGAGGGCCGCGACCTTGGGATGGCGGGCGGCTATCGCGCCGGCGAGACGGGCCGCCGCCAGGGCGTCAGCCGAGGCATCGTGGGCGGAGTCGAGCGCGATCCCGTACTCCGCGCAGACCGCTTCGAGATTCCGCTTGCCGCGGCGGTAGCGGTCCACGGAGCGGTCGATCGTGTACGGGTCGATGACCGGCGCGGGATCGACTCCGCCCAGCCGGTCGCGCAGTGACGGCAGTCCGTACCGCCGCAGTTCGGCGGAGAGCAGGGTCAGGTCGAAGGCCGCGTTGTACGCCACGACCGGGACGCCCGACTGCCAGTACGAGACGAGGACCGAGGCGATCGCGTCGGCCACCTGGTCTGCGGGCCTGCCGTCGGCCGTCGCCCTTTCGTTGCTGATCCCGTGCACCGCCACCGCGTCCGCCGGGATCTCGACTCCCGGGTCGGCGAGCCATTCGCGGTGCCCGACCGGCTCTGTTCCCCTGACCTCGATCACGGCCCCGGTGACGATGCGCGCCTCGCGCGGATCCGTCCCGGTCGTCTCCAGGTCGAAGCCGACCAGCAGCTCCCCGTGCCAACCCATGCCGGCCCCCTTCTTCGTGGTGCGATCCCCCAATGACCTCCACGATCCCATGGGCCACTGACAATCCGACGACCGCATTCCGCTTGACGCCCGTCAGGCCGACCGCGGAGGCGGACACAGGCCCGTCACGGGAACCGTCAGGACACAGGCCGTGAATCGGCCCAAGCCACCTCGAACTCCTCGCGGTACGTCCCGAAAAGCCCTTCTTCGCCGATCTCGTCCGGCTTCAACACCCGTCCTCCGCCGCGCAGCACGAGCACCGGCGCCTCCATCCCTCGCGTCCGCCGCAGATACGACTGGACGACCGCTATCCCGTCCGAGCCGTCCCCGTCGACGAGGTACGCCGTGAAGCGGGGCGTCTCGTCGTAGACCTGGATCTCGAAGGCGCCGGGATCGCGCAGCCGCGCCCGGACCCGGCGCATGTGCAGGATGTTCATCTCGACGGAGCGGCTCAACTCGCCCCTCTTGATACCGAGTTCGCGCTCACGGCGCTTCACCGCGCTGGAGGCCGGGTTCAGGAAAAGCAGCCGCACCCGGCAGCCGGACTCGGCCAGCCTGACGAGCCGCCGCCCGGAGAAGTTCTGCACGAGGAGGTTGAGGCCGATGCCGATGGCGTCGAGGCGGCGCGCTCCGCCGAAGATGTCCTCGGCGGGGAACTGCCGCATCAGCCGCACCCGGTCCGAGTGCACGCCCACCACGTCCGCGTACCGGTCGCCGACCAGGTTCTCGACCGCGTCGACGGGGAGCCGGCGCGCGGACGGTACGTCGCTGCCCGCGCCGAGTATCTCCAGGAGCTTCGCGGACGCGCGCTCGGCCTGGGCGAGGACGGCCTCGGACAGCGCCCTGTTGCGCGAGACGACGTTGCGGGTGACTTCCAGTTCGTCCAGGGCGAGTTCGACGTCCCGGCGCTCGTCGAAGTACGGCTCGAAGCACGGCCAGTGCTGCACCATCAGCTCGCGTAGCTGGGGCAACGTGAGGAAACTGATGACGTTGTCGTCGGCGGGGTCGAGCAAGTAGCCCTTGCGGCGGCTGACTTCGCGCACGGCGACGGCGCGCTGCACCCACTCCTGCCCCGCGGGTCCGGCGGCGGCGACCACCCAGTCGTCCTCGCCGTGGACGGGTTCGTAGATCGGGCGCAGAACAGCGGCCACGACCGCGCGCAGCCGCTGTTCGACGAGGTTCAGCCAGATGTAGGCCCGGCCGGCCCGCTGGGCGCGCGTACGCACCTCGCGCCAGGCGTCGGCGCCCCAGTCCAGCTCCGCTCCGATTTCCATCGGTCGCGCCAGGGACACCGCGCCCGGTGGGGCATCCGTGGAGCTCCCCTCGTGACCGCCGTCACCAGGGGGCAACTCCAGCCCTCCGGACCCCACCCGCGCACCGCCTTCCGCTCCCCCGAGCACTCCCCCAGCCAACGATCAAGGAAGGGTACTCCGGGAGCGGCGAACGGTGCAGCCGGATGGACAGGTCGTTTCTCAACTACCGTTGTCCGGCCTGCCGTTCTGATCGGCCAGCTCCGGCGGAGTGAGCGGATTCATAGCGGTGACGTCACGCGGGGCCAGCGAGAAGCCCTGCCAGTGGACCGGCATGGGCTGCTGGTCCTCGTCCCGGGCCACGTGGTGGAACCCGATGTTCACCCAGGCCACGGGGTGCGTGAGGTTCTGTCCGTTGACC from Streptomyces sp. NBC_00258 includes:
- a CDS encoding SAV2148 family HEPN domain-containing protein, encoding MGSGGLELPPGDGGHEGSSTDAPPGAVSLARPMEIGAELDWGADAWREVRTRAQRAGRAYIWLNLVEQRLRAVVAAVLRPIYEPVHGEDDWVVAAAGPAGQEWVQRAVAVREVSRRKGYLLDPADDNVISFLTLPQLRELMVQHWPCFEPYFDERRDVELALDELEVTRNVVSRNRALSEAVLAQAERASAKLLEILGAGSDVPSARRLPVDAVENLVGDRYADVVGVHSDRVRLMRQFPAEDIFGGARRLDAIGIGLNLLVQNFSGRRLVRLAESGCRVRLLFLNPASSAVKRRERELGIKRGELSRSVEMNILHMRRVRARLRDPGAFEIQVYDETPRFTAYLVDGDGSDGIAVVQSYLRRTRGMEAPVLVLRGGGRVLKPDEIGEEGLFGTYREEFEVAWADSRPVS
- a CDS encoding 3'-5' exonuclease; translated protein: MGWHGELLVGFDLETTGTDPREARIVTGAVIEVRGTEPVGHREWLADPGVEIPADAVAVHGISNERATADGRPADQVADAIASVLVSYWQSGVPVVAYNAAFDLTLLSAELRRYGLPSLRDRLGGVDPAPVIDPYTIDRSVDRYRRGKRNLEAVCAEYGIALDSAHDASADALAAARLAGAIAARHPKVAALGPAELHRRQIEWYAEWAADFQSFLRRKGDATAVVDGVWPLRDLTDERV